In Streptomyces qaidamensis, one DNA window encodes the following:
- a CDS encoding TauD/TfdA dioxygenase family protein: protein MTRDNRTTDEAAREAGVEVRPVAGYIGAEIAGVDLAADLDGAVVAAIRAAVLRWKVVFFRGQRLDHAGHVAFARRFGETVVLPRRGKASPPDFPEIETTADRLELGGRFGMEHDEWLRRRRHTLLRGWHCDHGARVDPPAATILRAETVPPYGGDTTWSNLAAAYAGLSAPLRQFVDGLRAEHRLGVGYQPRPGDDAYVRHLLDRQVASVHPLVRVHPETGERILYVNGYYVEQIAGLSRPESAAILEMLLEQAVRPEYTVRFRWEPGSVAFWDNRATMHLAPGDTAHLDHPRIMHRVMLAGDVPVGVDGRASEPITGTTPGHW from the coding sequence ATGACGAGGGACAACCGGACGACGGACGAGGCGGCGCGGGAGGCCGGAGTGGAGGTGCGGCCGGTCGCCGGGTACATCGGGGCCGAGATCGCCGGGGTCGATCTGGCGGCCGACCTCGACGGCGCGGTGGTCGCCGCGATCAGGGCGGCGGTGCTGCGGTGGAAGGTGGTGTTCTTCCGGGGGCAGCGGCTGGACCACGCCGGGCACGTGGCCTTCGCGCGCCGGTTCGGGGAGACCGTCGTGCTGCCCCGGCGGGGCAAGGCCTCACCGCCGGACTTCCCCGAGATCGAGACGACCGCCGACCGGCTGGAGCTGGGCGGACGGTTCGGGATGGAGCACGACGAGTGGCTGCGCCGCCGCCGGCACACCCTGCTGCGCGGCTGGCACTGCGACCACGGCGCCCGCGTCGACCCGCCCGCCGCGACGATCCTGCGCGCCGAGACCGTGCCGCCCTACGGCGGCGACACCACCTGGTCCAACCTGGCGGCGGCGTACGCCGGACTCTCCGCGCCGCTCCGGCAGTTCGTCGACGGGCTGCGGGCCGAGCACCGGCTCGGCGTCGGCTACCAGCCACGGCCCGGCGACGACGCGTACGTCCGGCACCTGCTGGACCGTCAGGTCGCCTCGGTGCACCCCCTGGTGCGCGTCCACCCGGAGACGGGGGAGCGGATCCTGTACGTCAACGGCTACTACGTCGAGCAGATCGCCGGCCTCTCCCGGCCCGAGAGCGCCGCGATCCTGGAGATGCTGCTGGAGCAGGCGGTCCGGCCCGAGTACACGGTCCGCTTCCGCTGGGAGCCGGGCAGCGTGGCGTTCTGGGACAACCGGGCCACCATGCACCTCGCCCCCGGCGACACCGCCCACCTCGACCATCCCCGGATCATGCACCGCGTGATGCTCGCCGGGGACGTGCCCGTCGGCGTGGACGGCAGGGCATCGGAGCCGATCACCGGGACCACGCCGGGCCACTGGTGA
- a CDS encoding LacI family DNA-binding transcriptional regulator: MTGSGRPTSRDVARLAGVSHTAVSFVFNGRAAGNLSPATQERIRQAAAQPGYRPDPVARGLRRSRTAVIGLVTDEIASSPFAGRLLRGAMGTAWAGEHLVLTVDSGGDPAKEDAAVAELLDRRVDGIIYAAMSLRSVRVPEGLHRTHSVLANCLPEDGSLPAVIPAERAGGRSAARLLPEQGHRRLAIVGGNDDIASVERLRGFRDALRAEGITVPRDWVVRTGGEISGGHEAPRACSTARRPRPGPPGSSPTTTGSPGVLHAATRLGIAVPGDLSVVGYDDQEHMAAHLAPPPTTVALPHRATGEAATRLLLDSIGTAGHRPQPCGAWPVP, encoded by the coding sequence GTGACGGGGTCGGGGCGCCCCACCTCGCGGGACGTCGCGCGGCTCGCCGGCGTGTCGCACACCGCCGTGTCCTTCGTGTTCAACGGCCGCGCCGCCGGCAACCTCTCGCCCGCCACCCAGGAACGCATCCGGCAGGCCGCCGCCCAGCCCGGCTACCGGCCCGACCCCGTCGCCCGCGGCCTGCGCCGCAGCCGTACGGCCGTGATCGGCCTGGTCACCGACGAGATCGCCTCCTCACCCTTCGCCGGGCGGCTGCTGCGCGGCGCCATGGGCACCGCCTGGGCCGGCGAACACCTGGTCCTCACGGTCGACTCCGGCGGCGACCCGGCCAAGGAGGACGCGGCGGTCGCCGAGCTCCTCGACCGGCGCGTAGACGGCATCATCTACGCGGCCATGTCCCTGCGCAGCGTCCGCGTCCCCGAGGGTCTGCACCGCACCCACTCCGTCCTGGCCAACTGCCTGCCCGAGGACGGCTCACTGCCCGCCGTGATCCCCGCCGAGCGCGCCGGCGGCCGTAGCGCGGCCCGGTTGCTGCCGGAGCAGGGGCACCGGCGGCTCGCGATCGTCGGAGGGAATGACGACATCGCCTCGGTGGAGCGGCTGCGCGGCTTCCGCGACGCGCTGCGTGCCGAGGGCATCACCGTCCCCCGGGACTGGGTCGTCCGGACCGGAGGGGAGATCTCCGGCGGCCACGAGGCGCCACGCGCCTGCTCGACGGCGCGCCGCCCGAGGCCCGGCCCACCGGGATCTTCACCTACAACGACCGGGTCGCCGGGCGTCCTGCACGCCGCGACCCGCCTCGGCATCGCCGTCCCCGGCGACCTGTCGGTGGTGGGTTACGACGATCAGGAGCACATGGCCGCCCACCTTGCGCCGCCCCCCACCACCGTCGCCCTGCCCCACCGGGCCACGGGGGAGGCGGCCACGCGTCTCCTCCTCGACTCCATCGGCACCGCCGGACACCGCCCGCAACCGTGCGGCGCCTGGCCTGTCCCGTGA
- a CDS encoding aldo/keto reductase, translated as MISIPTHTLNDGTTLPALGLGTWPLGDDEAQQAVLSALEAGYRLIDTAANYRNETGVGRGVASGVVPREEIVVTTKLPGRHHGYEETLASFEESRARLGLEYVDLYLIHWPLPRVDRYVDAWKAMIKLREEGLVRSIGVSNFTAGHIERLERETGVLPSVNQIELHPLLPQDELRAFHAAKGIATESLSPLGRGTPLLEDPAVARIAEAHGVSPGQVVLRWHTQLGAVPIPKSANPERQRANIDVFGFELGEDEMRAVADRAQRRVGGDPEVHEEF; from the coding sequence GTGATCAGCATCCCGACCCACACGCTCAACGACGGTACGACGCTCCCCGCCCTGGGCCTGGGCACCTGGCCGCTCGGCGACGACGAGGCGCAGCAGGCGGTGCTCTCGGCCCTGGAGGCGGGCTACCGCCTGATCGACACGGCGGCGAACTACCGCAACGAGACGGGGGTCGGCCGCGGCGTGGCCTCCGGTGTGGTGCCGCGCGAGGAGATCGTCGTGACGACGAAGCTCCCGGGCCGGCACCACGGCTACGAGGAGACGCTCGCCTCCTTCGAGGAATCCCGGGCCCGCCTGGGCCTGGAGTACGTCGACCTGTACCTGATCCACTGGCCGCTGCCGCGCGTGGACCGGTACGTCGACGCGTGGAAGGCCATGATCAAGCTGCGCGAGGAGGGGCTCGTACGGTCGATCGGGGTCTCGAACTTCACGGCCGGGCACATCGAGCGGCTGGAGCGGGAGACCGGGGTGCTGCCCTCGGTCAACCAGATCGAGCTGCACCCGCTGCTGCCCCAGGACGAACTGCGCGCCTTCCACGCGGCCAAGGGCATCGCCACCGAGAGCTTGAGCCCGCTGGGCCGGGGCACGCCCCTGCTGGAGGATCCCGCCGTGGCGCGGATCGCCGAGGCGCACGGGGTGTCGCCCGGTCAGGTCGTGCTGCGGTGGCACACGCAGCTGGGCGCCGTGCCCATCCCGAAGTCGGCGAACCCGGAGCGGCAGCGGGCCAATATCGACGTCTTCGGCTTCGAGCTGGGCGAGGACGAGATGCGGGCCGTCGCGGACCGGGCGCAGCGGCGGGTCGGCGGGGACCCCGAGGTGCACGAGGAGTTCTGA